The Ruania alba genome window below encodes:
- the thrB gene encoding homoserine kinase, with amino-acid sequence MRLVRDEVRVRVPATSANLGPGFDAFGLAHTVHDQVRVRATTGATEVRVIGEGAGEVSDGDDHLVVRALRAGLEHVGAPQAGFSLDCENAIPHGRGLGSSAGAVVAGLVAARGLISEPEALDDQVLLELATEFEGHPDNAAPALLGGATVAWMQGRAARAARIEVNPQIALTVLIPTERLPTKRARAALPATISHADAAFNAGRAGLLTLALSTRPDLLMAATEDRLHQTQRADAMMATIALVGRLREAGHPAVVSGAGPTVLVFSELEHRDLEAVGLAGAGETWTVRRPTIDTAGAQLL; translated from the coding sequence ATGAGGCTCGTTCGCGACGAGGTGCGGGTACGGGTGCCCGCCACCAGTGCCAACCTCGGCCCCGGGTTCGATGCCTTCGGGCTCGCCCACACCGTGCATGACCAGGTGCGAGTACGTGCCACGACCGGCGCTACCGAGGTGCGGGTGATCGGGGAGGGCGCCGGAGAGGTCTCCGACGGTGACGACCACCTCGTGGTGCGCGCGTTGCGTGCTGGGCTCGAGCACGTCGGCGCACCGCAGGCCGGATTCTCTCTTGACTGTGAGAATGCGATCCCGCACGGCCGAGGACTGGGCTCCAGTGCGGGAGCCGTTGTGGCCGGTCTCGTCGCGGCACGTGGCCTGATCAGCGAACCGGAGGCGTTGGACGACCAGGTGCTGCTCGAGCTGGCGACCGAGTTCGAAGGGCACCCCGACAATGCGGCGCCGGCACTGCTCGGAGGAGCCACCGTCGCGTGGATGCAGGGGCGAGCTGCCCGCGCCGCGCGGATCGAGGTCAACCCGCAGATCGCACTCACCGTGCTGATCCCGACCGAGCGGTTGCCCACGAAGCGCGCCCGCGCGGCATTGCCAGCCACCATCTCGCACGCCGATGCTGCGTTCAATGCGGGGCGTGCGGGGCTGCTCACCCTGGCACTGAGCACCCGACCGGATCTGCTGATGGCGGCCACCGAGGACCGCCTGCACCAGACGCAGCGGGCCGACGCGATGATGGCGACCATCGCCCTGGTAGGGCGGTTGCGAGAGGCAGGCCATCCGGCGGTCGTCTCCGGGGCAGGCCCGACCGTGCTGGTCTTCAGCGAGCTGGAGCACCGGGACCTGGAGGCCGTCGGGCTCGCCGGGGCAGGGGAGACCTGGACGGTGCGGCGGCCGACCATCGATACCGCCGGGGCACAGCTCCTCTGA